From the Abyssisolibacter fermentans genome, the window ATCCTTCCATTTCTTACAATATAGTCTTTATCTCTTTCTATCAGTACCTCCGCATGTAACGCACTATTAATTCTAGTAAGCAATCCCAAGTTTTCTGGGACATATAGATTATCACATCCAAGGATTTTTTCGACACGTATCAACCCAGCATCAGTGAGAGCAATATTTTTTTCGTATTCATCAAGCTCATAATCCTCACCTAGTTTAAGTTCCTTAACTATCTTAGATAAACGAAAAAGTTCTTCCTCTTCTTCAGCTACATCTCCAGCAATAACAAGAGGTATCCTCGCTTCATCAATAAAGACAGAGTCGGCCTCATCTACTATTGCATAATTGAACTTACGAAGAACAAGCCTGTCTTTCTCATAACACAAAAAATCACGCAGGTAGTCAAAACCTACTTCCTTTGCAGTAACATATGTTATATCACAAGAATATGCCTTTTGTCTTTCAGTTATACTCATGCCTTCATTTACATATCCTACAGAAAGTCCTAAAAACTCATATACAGGACCCATCCATTGAGCATCTCTTCTGGCTAGATAATCGTTAAAGGTAAGTATATGAACTCCTTTACCAGTCAATGCATTAAGGTATGCTGGCATTACACCCGCTAGAGTCTTACCTTCTCCTGTTTTCATTTCAACTATTTTACCTTGGTGTAAAGCAATCGCTGCAATTATCTGAACATCATAAGGTTTCATATTCAAGACACGACGAGATGCTTCACAAACAATTGCAAAGGCTTTTACAAGAATTATATCTAGTGAAACTTCATTTCAAGCTCGGTTCATAAGCTCCTGAGACATTTCTTTAAGCCTAATATCACTTACTGATTCAAGTTTAATAGCTCTAATTTTCTCTAAAATCTTTCTATAAGGCTCTATATCATATTCAATTATATTATGAATATTTTGGACTATATTTTTAAATTTTAACAGTTTTTTGAACATAGAAATTCCTCCCATAAATAAGCAATTTAAAATCAAACTCATTATAAGCACAACAACATCCACTCTGTTTTTAACGAGCGTTTTCTGGTTATAACAAATCATTGATTACATTGTTTACTTTACAGGAAATTTTTACATAGTTTTAAATTATGGAAATATATAGGGATTAAAATACAAAAGAAAAAAACTATATCTAATGAAATTACAAAATGATTTGAAGATGTTAAAAAACTAAAAAAAGATGCTATACAGACATTAAGTAGCATTTTCAATAAAAAAATGCTATATATTCCTCTTATATTCGGATATTGTAAAAGAAATAACATTGAACATGCAGATAAAACTTTATTAGAACCTGATAACAAGTTAATAGTAAAGCAGAAAATACAAGCTATAAAACTACATGTCATGATAAGTAATGTAAACGTTACAATATTCATAGTTCACTTGTTCCTTTACACATATTTTTTCAACTGCTAATGCAGTAATCTATTTGACAGTTAAAATTTGTTTAATTATAACACATTTTTTATCTAAAAAAAGAATTTCAATATTTGCTATTACAGAAAGCATACACAAAATTATTTACAAGCCTTTATATAGGTTGGTGACATTTTCCAAGTAGGTGTTTATATTTATTTTAAATTTTATATAAATAATCTTACTTTTTATAGATTATTTATATATCACTAAACTAAACTTACAAATCATAAAACACTTCTTTACCCTTTAAAAAGTCTTTGCACAATGTATCACATACATTTTTAGCATGGTCTTTAATCCATTTATTTTTGTTATTGTCTCTTATAAAAAACACATAACTTATAAAAATATCCATAAATACTAGTCCTTCAATGTATCTTAAACTTTTATGCGAAAAATCAAATTTTGAGGAATATCCTTCTAAAAATACATCTCTATACTTTCTTTCAAATTCAGTAGCAATGCTACCTACATCAAACAAGTAAAATCCAAATCCTGATAAGCAAAAATCAATAAAATTAAGTTCTTCATCATTAATAATTATGTTGCCAGGCAGTAAATCTGCATGTATAAGTCCCCATGAACCCTCTTGTCTTTTTAATTCCCTAAGCTGGCTCTTTACCAAAGTTAACACTTCTTTTATAAGATCATATTGATACTCTGTGAATATCTTAACTTCTACTCCATATTTAAGCTGGCTAACTGCATAATCTATCCTATCCAACCCATAACATGGTCTCTCGAATTTTTCGTTTGGTTTAAATTCACTAAAAAATTTATGTAATAGACCTACCTTTTTACCCAATGATAATGCTATTTTGTCATTATTATAATTTCTATTGCTAAGAATCGTTCCATCTATCCATTCTAACAATGTAGCGCAACATGAATCTCCTAAGTCACTGTTATAAAATTCAGTGACATATTTACTTAAAGAATTAGCTATTGGTTTTTGAACTTTAAATTCATTGTTTAAACTTAATTCTTGCAGTATCTTAATTTCTGACTCTAACCCTACGCGAGTGTGCTGCTTCCCGAACAAACCTTCTGTTGCAGGCTTATGTATACGTAATAAATAATTTTTATTATTCAACCTATCAGAAATTTTAAATGTTATATTCTCATTATGTCTTATAAATTCAATTTCTGCATTATGTAACTTATACATCAAAAGTACTTCATTTGCTATTTTTTTATAATCCATCATACACCTCCATAAATTATTGTACACATAAATATTAAATCTAATCGGTACTCTTCACCTATAAAGGTGGAGAACATTTTGCGCCTTGTTATATTTATTATATAGGTATTTTTTTGAAATTGATAGTTAATTTAATATAACTATTTTTATTAACTACAAATATATGCAAAACATTTTGTTCAAAATAAACCGTCCCTTTCGAGTAAATATTTGTGTTCTCTACTAAAAAAGCTAGCCAAAATTGAACTGACCTATGTCAAGTAGACAATTAATTTAATAAAAATGAATATTAATATTTTTCGGTGTTTCTGTATGAAGCACCGTTTTTATTTATGTACACTGTGCTTGAGTCCGATATTCAATTGGAGATAAACACCCTAATCGCTTTTGAAATCTTTCCTCGTTATAGAATTTTATATACTTATGAATATCTTGAATTAGTTTATCCATAGATTCAAATTGCTTGCCATAGAACATTTCAGATTTTAGTATTCCAAAAAAACCTTCCATTGGACCATTATCTATGCATTTACCAATTCTTGACATGCTTTGTGTCATTTCTGCAAAATCAATTTTGCTTTTAAAGACACTATTAGTGTACGAGAAACCTCTGTCACTATGGAATATTGGCTTTGCATCGGGGTTATTTTTTACAGCTCTATCAAACATTTTAAATACAAGCTGATTAGTATTTCTGTATGATAATTCATACTCTATTATACTGTTATCTAATAAATCTAATATTGGACTT encodes:
- a CDS encoding phosphotransferase enzyme family protein, giving the protein MDYKKIANEVLLMYKLHNAEIEFIRHNENITFKISDRLNNKNYLLRIHKPATEGLFGKQHTRVGLESEIKILQELSLNNEFKVQKPIANSLSKYVTEFYNSDLGDSCCATLLEWIDGTILSNRNYNNDKIALSLGKKVGLLHKFFSEFKPNEKFERPCYGLDRIDYAVSQLKYGVEVKIFTEYQYDLIKEVLTLVKSQLRELKRQEGSWGLIHADLLPGNIIINDEELNFIDFCLSGFGFYLFDVGSIATEFERKYRDVFLEGYSSKFDFSHKSLRYIEGLVFMDIFISYVFFIRDNNKNKWIKDHAKNVCDTLCKDFLKGKEVFYDL
- a CDS encoding IS3 family transposase codes for the protein SPILDLLDNSIIEYELSYRNTNQLVFKMFDRAVKNNPDAKPIFHSDRGFSYTNSVFKSKIDFAEMTQSMSRIGKCIDNGPMEGFFGILKSEMFYGKQFESMDKLIQDIHKYIKFYNEERFQKRLGCLSPIEYRTQAQCT